The following proteins are co-located in the Chryseobacterium daecheongense genome:
- a CDS encoding FdtA/QdtA family cupin domain-containing protein — MDIPHIINFSKIGSQDLGYITVAETQKDTPFEIKRVYWTYYTPQDVIRGGHAHKELQQVIFATSGIIEFNTLDLQGNRETFILDSPSKGLYIPKLIWRDIKFSHNAVLLCLASELYDEKDYFRDFEEFKNYKK, encoded by the coding sequence ATGGATATCCCACATATCATAAATTTCTCTAAAATTGGTTCCCAGGATTTGGGATATATTACTGTTGCAGAAACACAAAAAGACACTCCTTTTGAAATAAAGAGAGTTTACTGGACCTATTATACTCCTCAGGATGTTATAAGAGGAGGTCATGCACATAAAGAACTTCAACAAGTGATATTTGCAACCTCTGGTATTATAGAATTTAACACGCTTGATCTTCAGGGAAATAGAGAAACTTTTATTTTAGATTCACCTTCGAAAGGCCTCTATATTCCTAAACTAATTTGGAGAGATATCAAGTTTAGCCACAATGCTGTACTCCTGTGTTTAGCATCAGAACTGTATGATGAGAAAGATTATTTCAGAGATTTTGAGGAATTTAAAAATTATAAAAAATGA
- a CDS encoding acyltransferase has protein sequence MIHSLADVQSQNIGEGTYIWQFCVILKDAEIGSNCNINCQVFIENKVIIGNNVTIKPGVQIWDGITIEDDVFIGPNATFTNDLFPKSKNKHFKLEQTLIKKGASIGANATILAGVTIGENSLIGAGSVVTKNIPANEIWVGNPAKFLKKNTHD, from the coding sequence ATGATTCACTCTCTGGCTGATGTACAATCTCAAAATATAGGTGAAGGAACCTACATATGGCAATTCTGCGTCATTCTTAAAGACGCAGAAATTGGAAGTAACTGTAATATCAATTGTCAGGTATTTATAGAAAATAAGGTAATTATAGGGAATAATGTAACAATAAAGCCCGGTGTTCAGATCTGGGATGGAATTACAATAGAAGATGATGTTTTTATTGGCCCTAATGCAACTTTCACGAATGACCTGTTTCCAAAATCCAAAAATAAGCACTTTAAACTGGAACAGACATTGATAAAAAAAGGAGCATCTATTGGTGCAAACGCAACCATACTGGCAGGTGTGACAATTGGAGAAAATTCGCTTATCGGAGCAGGGAGTGTTGTTACCAAAAACATTCCTGCCAATGAAATCTGGGTTGGAAATCCAGCAAAATTTTTAAAGAAAAATACTCATGATTAA
- the rfbA gene encoding glucose-1-phosphate thymidylyltransferase RfbA has product MKGIILAGGSGTRLYPLTIAVSKQLMPVYDKPMIYYPLSTLLLAGIRDILIITTPHDQEGFVKLLGDGSQIGCNIQYVVQPSPDGLAQAFILGDSFIGNDPAALVLGDNIFYGSEMGTLLKNKTNPDGGVVFAYHVSDPERYGVVEFDDDFKAVSIEEKPTHPKSNYAVPGLYFYDNEVVEIAKNIQPSVRGELEITDVNNVYLKKGKLEVGVLDRGTAWLDTGTFDSLHDASEFVSVIEKRQGFKIGCIEEIAFRNKFINEEKLLQTALKYGKSGYGKYLTQLVNK; this is encoded by the coding sequence ATGAAAGGAATAATTTTAGCCGGTGGTTCCGGTACTAGACTTTACCCTCTTACCATTGCAGTAAGTAAACAGCTAATGCCTGTTTATGACAAACCAATGATATACTATCCTTTATCTACATTATTATTAGCGGGAATAAGGGATATACTAATTATAACAACCCCTCATGACCAGGAAGGTTTCGTTAAACTACTAGGAGACGGATCTCAGATAGGTTGCAATATTCAATATGTGGTGCAGCCAAGCCCGGATGGTCTTGCTCAGGCTTTTATTCTTGGAGATTCTTTCATTGGGAACGATCCGGCAGCACTAGTATTGGGAGATAATATTTTTTATGGATCTGAAATGGGAACCCTTTTAAAAAACAAAACAAATCCTGATGGCGGAGTTGTCTTTGCCTATCACGTTTCCGATCCCGAAAGATATGGAGTTGTAGAGTTTGACGATGATTTTAAAGCTGTTTCTATAGAAGAAAAACCTACACATCCAAAATCCAATTATGCAGTTCCCGGTTTATATTTTTATGACAATGAAGTTGTTGAAATTGCAAAAAACATACAGCCTTCTGTACGAGGTGAGCTTGAAATTACAGATGTAAACAATGTTTATCTTAAAAAAGGAAAGCTGGAAGTTGGTGTTTTGGACAGAGGGACAGCGTGGCTTGACACCGGAACTTTTGATTCTCTTCATGATGCTTCAGAGTTTGTAAGTGTTATTGAAAAGAGACAAGGATTTAAAATCGGATGTATTGAAGAAATTGCATTTAGAAATAAATTTATTAACGAGGAAAAGTTATTACAGACAGCTTTAAAGTACGGAAAAAGCGGATATGGCAAATACCTTACGCAACTCGTAAACAAATAA
- the nusA gene encoding transcription termination factor NusA produces the protein MDNIALIESFGDFKDEKGISKIDLMAIIEDSLKTLLRKRFDSDDHFDVIVNPDKGDFQIFLNKTIVEDEMSEDDDLEIEISEAKKIDPTFEVGEDFTMEIPVAQLGRRNILTLKQILATKLQEHNNAMLYEQFRDRIGEIVVGEIHHIRHKHVILLDDEGNEFILPKENQIPSDFFKKGENIRAIVESVDFKGSKPQIIISRTAPKFLEKLLELEIPEIQDGTIMLKKVVRIPGEKAKIAVDAYDDRIDPVGACVGVKGSRIHGVVRELKNENIDVIQWSKNPEILVKRALGNVTINKIDINENSSYALVYTPVEEISKVIGKQGQNIRLASWLTGYEIDVYRESSEDDDVDLREFNDDIEQWILDEFKKVGLTTAKSVLDKDTESLLNMVDLEEETIEDVKRILREEFED, from the coding sequence ATGGATAATATAGCGTTGATTGAATCCTTTGGTGATTTTAAAGACGAAAAAGGGATCAGTAAAATTGATCTTATGGCAATTATTGAAGATTCACTGAAAACTCTTTTGAGAAAAAGGTTTGATTCAGATGATCATTTTGATGTGATTGTAAACCCTGATAAGGGGGATTTTCAGATATTTTTAAATAAAACAATCGTAGAGGATGAGATGTCGGAAGACGATGATTTGGAAATTGAAATTTCTGAAGCTAAAAAAATCGATCCGACTTTTGAAGTAGGGGAAGACTTTACAATGGAGATTCCTGTAGCACAGCTGGGAAGAAGAAATATATTAACTTTGAAGCAGATTCTCGCTACAAAACTTCAGGAGCATAATAATGCAATGTTGTATGAGCAGTTCAGAGACAGAATTGGAGAGATTGTTGTTGGAGAAATTCATCATATTCGTCACAAACATGTAATTTTGTTAGATGATGAGGGTAATGAATTTATTTTACCAAAAGAAAACCAGATTCCTTCTGACTTCTTTAAAAAAGGAGAGAACATCAGAGCTATCGTAGAGTCAGTTGATTTTAAAGGTTCAAAGCCACAAATTATTATTTCCAGAACTGCACCTAAGTTCCTTGAGAAATTATTGGAGCTGGAGATTCCTGAGATTCAGGATGGAACGATTATGCTTAAAAAAGTGGTAAGAATTCCTGGTGAAAAGGCTAAAATTGCCGTAGATGCTTATGATGATAGAATTGATCCGGTTGGTGCTTGTGTGGGTGTTAAGGGATCCAGGATTCATGGAGTTGTAAGAGAGTTGAAAAATGAAAATATAGATGTTATTCAGTGGTCTAAAAATCCTGAAATTTTAGTTAAGAGAGCGTTAGGTAACGTTACAATTAACAAAATAGACATCAATGAGAACAGTAGCTATGCGTTAGTTTATACACCTGTAGAAGAAATTTCTAAGGTAATTGGAAAGCAAGGTCAAAATATCAGACTGGCTTCTTGGTTGACAGGGTATGAAATAGATGTTTATAGAGAGTCTAGCGAGGATGACGATGTTGATTTGAGAGAATTTAATGACGATATCGAGCAGTGGATTTTGGATGAATTTAAGAAAGTAGGTCTTACTACTGCGAAATCAGTATTGGATAAGGATACTGAAAGTCTTTTAAATATGGTTGACCTTGAAGAAGAAACCATCGAAGATGTAAAGCGCATTCTGAGAGAAGAATTTGAAGATTAA
- a CDS encoding ABC transporter permease: MNEPQQKWTETIEANHTLFDLRLKEVWRYKDLIYMFVKRDFISSFKQTILGPIWFFINPIFTTITYLIVFGKLANLPTDGAPPLLFYLAGVTLWNYFSGALLGTSNTFAGNAAIFGKVYFPRLVTPISIVISNLMRLGVQFFLFIIVWGYYLAKGDIHFNIWILATPFLVVLMALFALGVGMIFSSLTTKYKDLNMLLGFGVSLYMYATPVIYPVSSLPGYFKKLAYYNPLTGIFECFKYGWLGVGDFSPLMLGISTIIILILLGIGVVVFNKVEKTFMDTV, translated from the coding sequence ATGAATGAACCACAACAAAAGTGGACAGAAACCATTGAGGCCAACCATACTTTATTTGACTTAAGGCTCAAAGAAGTATGGAGATATAAAGATCTTATTTATATGTTTGTGAAAAGGGATTTTATATCCAGTTTCAAACAAACGATTCTGGGACCTATATGGTTTTTTATTAATCCGATTTTCACCACAATTACGTATCTGATTGTTTTTGGGAAACTTGCTAATTTACCTACAGACGGTGCACCACCATTGCTATTTTATCTAGCTGGGGTTACTCTTTGGAACTATTTTTCAGGGGCACTACTTGGTACTTCAAATACATTTGCAGGAAATGCGGCTATCTTCGGAAAGGTGTATTTCCCGAGACTTGTCACCCCTATTTCAATTGTAATTTCAAATTTAATGCGTCTTGGTGTTCAATTCTTTTTGTTCATCATTGTTTGGGGATACTATCTCGCTAAAGGAGATATTCATTTTAATATATGGATCTTGGCTACTCCGTTTTTGGTCGTTCTTATGGCTCTTTTCGCATTAGGTGTTGGTATGATCTTTTCTTCTCTTACAACAAAATACAAAGACCTTAACATGCTATTGGGCTTTGGTGTAAGCTTATACATGTATGCAACTCCGGTTATCTATCCTGTATCATCGCTACCCGGATATTTTAAAAAGTTAGCCTATTACAACCCATTAACAGGTATTTTTGAATGTTTTAAGTATGGATGGTTAGGTGTTGGAGATTTTTCACCATTGATGCTTGGAATAAGTACTATAATCATCCTTATTCTTTTGGGGATAGGAGTTGTTGTTTTCAATAAGGTTGAAAAAACATTTATGGATACTGTATAA
- a CDS encoding UDP-glucose/GDP-mannose dehydrogenase family protein gives MNITIVGTGYVGLVTGTTLAELGNSVYCVDIDEKKVEGMKNGIVPIYEPNLEEMFHRNIQSQRLFFTTNLKEALDKSEVVYLALPTPPGEDGSADLSYVLSVANSIGELMTEYKVIVNKSTVPVGTAEKVREVISSKTNIPFDVVSNPEFLREGFAVEDSMNPARVVVGSSSERAKNIMSKIYQPFTNTGIPIIFMDEKSSELTKYASNSFLAVKITFMNEIANYCEKVGADVDKVRLGMGSDDRIGHRFLFPGIGYGGSCFPKDVKALIKSGKQEDFNFQILEATENVNTTQKVILVSDIEKYFGGDLNGKKIAIWGLAFKANTDDIREASSLDNINLLLKKGAKITAYDLVAENNVRQIIGDQIQYAKTMYDALEGADALFIATEWPEFKNPNFDLMAEKMNNKVIFDGRNMYPLEVPKQHGFYYKSIGRQTIPNP, from the coding sequence TTGAATATAACAATTGTAGGAACAGGTTATGTGGGATTAGTTACCGGAACTACCCTTGCAGAACTTGGCAATTCAGTATACTGTGTTGACATTGATGAAAAAAAAGTTGAAGGAATGAAAAACGGCATTGTTCCCATATATGAGCCGAACCTTGAAGAGATGTTCCATAGAAACATTCAGTCTCAAAGGTTATTTTTCACCACCAATTTAAAAGAAGCATTAGATAAAAGCGAAGTCGTATACCTTGCTTTACCTACCCCTCCCGGGGAAGACGGATCTGCTGATCTTTCTTATGTGTTGAGTGTTGCCAATAGTATTGGCGAACTGATGACTGAATATAAGGTCATTGTTAACAAAAGTACAGTTCCCGTGGGAACGGCAGAAAAAGTAAGAGAAGTTATTTCTTCAAAAACAAACATTCCTTTTGATGTTGTTTCCAATCCGGAATTTTTAAGGGAAGGCTTTGCTGTAGAGGACTCTATGAACCCTGCAAGAGTTGTTGTCGGATCAAGTTCAGAGAGAGCTAAAAATATCATGTCCAAGATATATCAGCCTTTTACCAATACAGGAATTCCTATTATATTCATGGATGAAAAATCGTCTGAACTTACCAAATATGCATCAAACTCATTTTTAGCGGTGAAAATTACATTCATGAATGAGATTGCCAATTATTGTGAAAAAGTAGGCGCTGATGTTGACAAAGTAAGACTGGGAATGGGAAGTGATGACAGAATTGGTCACCGCTTTTTGTTTCCCGGAATTGGGTATGGGGGAAGTTGTTTCCCTAAAGATGTGAAGGCATTAATTAAATCTGGGAAGCAGGAAGATTTTAATTTCCAGATTTTAGAAGCTACAGAAAATGTAAATACAACTCAAAAAGTTATTCTGGTTTCTGATATTGAAAAATATTTCGGAGGAGATCTTAATGGAAAAAAGATTGCAATTTGGGGACTAGCTTTTAAGGCAAATACCGATGACATACGTGAAGCTTCCTCTTTGGACAACATTAATCTTTTGTTGAAAAAAGGAGCTAAAATAACCGCGTATGATCTAGTCGCTGAAAACAATGTTCGTCAGATTATTGGAGACCAGATCCAATATGCAAAAACGATGTACGATGCTTTAGAAGGAGCTGACGCATTATTTATTGCTACGGAATGGCCCGAATTCAAAAATCCTAATTTTGATCTGATGGCTGAAAAAATGAACAATAAAGTTATATTTGACGGAAGAAATATGTATCCTTTGGAGGTTCCCAAACAACATGGATTCTATTATAAAAGTATTGGAAGACAAACTATCCCGAATCCATAA
- the rfbB gene encoding dTDP-glucose 4,6-dehydratase — MKNIIITGGAGFIGSHVVREFVKNNPNTTIINLDALTYAGNLENLKDIENEPNYVFEKADITKPEELRIIFEKYNPDAVIHLAAESHVDRSITDPMAFINTNVNGTANLLNLCKEFWTLNPEHTHGRFPDEIRKNLFYHVSTDEVYGSLGETGFFLETTSYDPQSPYSASKAASDHLVRAYGNTYGMPFIVSNCSNNYGPNHFPEKLIPLCISNIINERPLPIYGDGKYTRDWLFVIDHAKAIHQIFNEAKTGETYNIGGFNEWQNIDLVKELIKQMDAKLGKPSGYSEKLITFVKDRPGHDKRYAIDASKLNKNLGWKPSVTFEQGLSKTIDWYLENKEWLENVTSGDYQKYYEKQYN; from the coding sequence ATGAAAAATATAATTATTACGGGAGGAGCAGGTTTTATTGGCTCCCACGTTGTTAGAGAATTTGTCAAGAATAACCCTAACACCACGATAATCAATCTGGACGCCCTTACTTATGCTGGAAATTTAGAAAATTTAAAAGATATCGAAAACGAACCCAATTACGTTTTTGAAAAAGCAGATATAACAAAACCGGAAGAATTAAGAATAATTTTTGAAAAATATAACCCTGATGCTGTTATACATTTAGCTGCAGAAAGTCATGTAGACAGAAGTATTACTGACCCCATGGCTTTTATTAATACGAATGTAAATGGTACTGCCAATCTTCTTAACTTGTGTAAAGAATTCTGGACGCTTAATCCCGAACATACCCATGGAAGATTTCCAGATGAAATCAGAAAGAATTTATTCTATCATGTTTCCACGGATGAAGTATACGGCAGTTTAGGAGAAACTGGTTTCTTCCTGGAAACAACATCTTACGATCCACAATCTCCTTATTCCGCTTCTAAAGCAGCTTCCGATCATTTAGTAAGAGCTTATGGAAATACCTACGGAATGCCTTTTATCGTATCCAACTGTTCAAACAATTATGGTCCCAATCACTTCCCGGAAAAGTTGATTCCTCTTTGCATTTCCAATATTATTAATGAAAGACCGTTACCTATTTATGGCGATGGTAAATATACCCGCGACTGGTTATTTGTTATTGATCATGCAAAAGCAATTCATCAGATATTTAATGAAGCCAAGACAGGTGAAACTTATAATATCGGAGGATTTAATGAATGGCAAAATATTGATCTGGTAAAAGAATTAATCAAGCAAATGGATGCAAAACTTGGAAAACCATCTGGTTACTCTGAAAAATTAATCACTTTTGTAAAAGACAGACCAGGCCATGATAAGCGTTATGCTATTGATGCATCAAAGCTGAATAAAAACCTGGGATGGAAACCATCAGTGACATTTGAGCAGGGATTATCAAAAACAATTGACTGGTATCTTGAAAACAAAGAGTGGTTAGAAAACGTAACCTCGGGAGATTATCAAAAATACTACGAAAAACAATACAACTAA
- a CDS encoding DegT/DnrJ/EryC1/StrS family aminotransferase — protein sequence MIKFLDLQKINLTHQQEIEDAILSTFRSGWYLLGDRIKTFETELAQYCDVPHAIGVANGLDALRLIFRAYIELGIMTEGDEILVPANTYIASILAITDNKLVPVLVEPDLNTYNIDTSKIEEKITSRTRAILLVHLYGSIVFSEKIQQISEKYNLKIIEDNAQTIGALWKNKKSGSLGDAAGFSFYPGKNLGAIGDAGAVTCKDNELATCVRTLANYGSQKKYVNQYRGYNSRLDEIQAAVLSVKLKYLDAENYERKKIADRYLKEIINPKIILPQHKLEENSHVYHLFVIRTEDRDKLQKYLEENGIQTLIHYPIPPHHQEAYSEWKELSLPVTEKIHNEVLSLPISPVMTDEEILKVIQTLNAF from the coding sequence ATGATTAAATTTCTTGATTTACAGAAAATAAATCTTACCCATCAACAAGAAATTGAAGATGCCATCTTAAGTACTTTCCGTTCTGGATGGTATTTGTTGGGTGATAGAATAAAAACATTTGAAACAGAGCTTGCTCAATATTGCGATGTTCCTCATGCCATTGGCGTGGCAAATGGGTTAGATGCATTAAGGTTAATTTTCAGAGCTTATATTGAGCTTGGTATTATGACTGAAGGAGATGAGATTCTTGTTCCCGCCAATACCTATATTGCTTCTATCCTTGCCATCACAGATAATAAATTAGTTCCGGTTTTAGTAGAACCAGATCTTAATACTTACAACATTGACACTTCTAAAATAGAAGAAAAAATTACTTCACGGACCAGAGCAATTCTACTTGTTCATTTATATGGGAGTATTGTATTTTCAGAGAAAATACAACAAATTTCAGAAAAATATAATCTAAAAATAATTGAAGATAATGCTCAAACAATTGGAGCATTGTGGAAAAACAAAAAATCAGGAAGTTTAGGAGATGCTGCAGGATTCAGCTTTTATCCAGGGAAAAATCTTGGAGCTATAGGAGATGCCGGCGCTGTCACTTGTAAAGACAATGAATTGGCGACTTGTGTGAGAACTTTGGCAAATTACGGTTCTCAAAAAAAATACGTTAACCAATATCGTGGTTACAATTCGCGTTTAGACGAAATTCAGGCTGCTGTGTTATCTGTAAAATTAAAATATTTAGACGCAGAAAATTACGAACGAAAAAAAATTGCAGATAGATACCTTAAGGAAATTATAAATCCAAAGATTATTCTCCCTCAACATAAATTAGAAGAAAACAGCCATGTATATCACCTTTTTGTAATCAGAACAGAAGATAGGGATAAGCTGCAAAAGTATCTTGAAGAAAATGGAATCCAAACCCTCATACATTATCCCATTCCACCTCATCATCAGGAAGCATACTCAGAATGGAAGGAACTTAGTCTGCCTGTTACCGAAAAGATTCATAATGAGGTTTTAAGTTTACCAATTTCCCCAGTAATGACAGATGAGGAAATTTTAAAAGTTATACAAACCTTAAATGCATTCTAA
- the rimP gene encoding ribosome assembly cofactor RimP, translated as MEFRKKIEELLNEFLETRKDLFLIDLKFSAGDDITVILDGDNGVSLQDCLDASRAIEFNMDREEHDFSLQVMSAGLSEPLSTPRQFNKNIGREIEIVLEDSSKIEGELSKVDEEKITLILRYRKPKDIGKGKVDVEEEKEIPYSEIKKALVVIKF; from the coding sequence ATGGAGTTTAGAAAGAAAATTGAAGAATTATTAAATGAATTCCTTGAAACCAGAAAAGATTTATTTCTTATTGATCTGAAGTTTTCTGCAGGGGATGATATTACAGTGATTTTAGATGGTGATAATGGAGTTTCTTTGCAGGATTGTCTTGATGCAAGCCGGGCAATAGAGTTCAATATGGATCGTGAAGAACATGATTTTAGTCTTCAGGTGATGTCTGCGGGACTAAGCGAACCGTTATCTACTCCCAGACAGTTTAACAAAAATATAGGAAGAGAAATTGAAATTGTTCTTGAGGATTCTTCTAAAATAGAAGGTGAATTGTCAAAAGTGGATGAAGAAAAAATCACACTTATTTTACGATACCGAAAACCAAAAGATATTGGAAAGGGTAAAGTAGATGTGGAGGAGGAAAAGGAAATTCCTTACTCTGAGATAAAAAAAGCATTAGTAGTAATTAAATTTTAA
- a CDS encoding ABC transporter ATP-binding protein, protein MLALKAENISKQYRLGQVGTGTLSHDLNRFWYRLRGKEDPYLKIGEANDRTSKGDSEYVWSLRDINFETKQGDALGIIGRNGAGKSTLLKLLSKVTKPTTGKIYTQGRIASLLEVGTGFHPEMTGRENVFLNGAILGMTRKEITRKFDEIVDFSGVERYIDTPVKRYSSGMYVRLAFAVAAHLESEILIVDEVLAVGDAEFQKKCLGKMGDVTKGEGRTVLFVSHNITAIKELCNTALLLDKGLLINQGDINKCIIEYQKNNEAKFFYNYLDDPIKLENEKILIKSFKTEPINGDMINIKSGILVTVSFMSKMANVDIDLSFLLKNSHDLTVMSTGLMLSTNRESQKGDYTVTFEIPPYTLNEDSYYFDFFWGVNRSDIAFRTQIFGFEVNGMQNQFGEIIKSPGVLFPKITHNVNYEKM, encoded by the coding sequence ATGCTCGCTTTAAAAGCAGAAAATATATCAAAACAATATCGTTTAGGACAAGTTGGAACAGGCACACTTTCTCATGACCTTAATAGATTCTGGTACAGGTTAAGAGGTAAGGAAGATCCTTATTTGAAAATTGGAGAAGCTAATGACAGAACTTCAAAAGGAGATTCCGAATATGTTTGGTCACTTAGAGATATTAATTTCGAAACAAAGCAAGGGGATGCTTTAGGAATTATTGGCAGAAATGGTGCAGGAAAATCAACACTATTAAAACTTTTAAGTAAAGTTACCAAACCCACAACGGGAAAAATCTACACCCAAGGAAGAATAGCTTCTTTGCTTGAGGTTGGAACTGGCTTCCATCCGGAAATGACAGGCAGGGAAAATGTATTTTTAAATGGGGCAATTTTGGGTATGACCCGAAAGGAAATCACAAGAAAGTTTGATGAGATCGTTGATTTTTCTGGCGTAGAAAGGTATATAGATACTCCGGTAAAAAGATATTCATCAGGTATGTATGTACGTCTGGCATTTGCTGTGGCTGCCCATTTAGAATCGGAAATTCTTATTGTAGATGAAGTTTTGGCTGTTGGAGATGCAGAATTTCAAAAAAAATGCCTGGGGAAAATGGGTGATGTCACCAAAGGAGAAGGAAGAACTGTACTTTTTGTAAGTCATAATATTACTGCTATTAAAGAGCTTTGTAACACTGCATTATTATTAGATAAAGGATTATTAATAAATCAAGGGGATATTAATAAATGTATTATAGAATATCAAAAAAATAATGAAGCCAAATTTTTCTATAATTATCTGGATGATCCTATAAAGCTTGAAAATGAGAAGATTTTAATTAAATCCTTCAAAACCGAACCAATTAATGGAGATATGATTAATATAAAGTCGGGTATCCTTGTGACTGTTTCTTTTATGTCAAAGATGGCGAATGTCGATATTGATCTTTCCTTTCTTCTTAAAAATAGCCACGATCTTACAGTAATGAGTACTGGACTGATGTTAAGTACTAACAGAGAATCTCAAAAAGGAGATTATACTGTTACATTTGAAATACCTCCTTATACCCTTAATGAGGATTCCTATTATTTTGATTTTTTCTGGGGTGTTAATAGATCAGACATTGCATTCAGAACACAAATTTTTGGTTTTGAAGTAAATGGAATGCAAAATCAATTCGGGGAAATAATTAAATCTCCAGGAGTTTTATTTCCAAAAATCACACATAATGTAAATTATGAGAAAATGTAA